In bacterium, the sequence ATAAAATTGAACATAAACAAAAAAGAGCCTGTGTTTTAGGCTATCCTGTGGATTTAGTGACAAAAAAAGAAGCATTGGATATTGCAGAAGATTTCATGAAAGCAGATAAAGGGATTCATGTGGTTACAATAAACCCTGAAATCATACTTGCTTCCGAAAAAAATCCTGAACTTGACGTTATAATAAAAAAAGCCGAACTTGTTATTCCTGACAGCACCGGCATGGAGCTTGCTTTAAGAAGGCTCGGGTTTAATATAAAAAAACTTGCGGGAATAGAATTTTCTGAAGCACTAATAGAAAGATGCTCTCAAAATAATTATAAAGTAGCTTTTTTAGGGGCAACCCAAGAAGTAATAGAGTCGCTTCAAAAAGAATTAAAGCTGAAATATCCTGAAATAAATATTGTTTATGCACGCAGCGGATATTTTTCCGAAAATGACATGCCGGAAATAACAGATAAACTAAAAGAATTAAATCCTCATTTACTTTTGGTGGCATTA encodes:
- a CDS encoding WecB/TagA/CpsF family glycosyltransferase, which encodes MNNINDKIEHKQKRACVLGYPVDLVTKKEALDIAEDFMKADKGIHVVTINPEIILASEKNPELDVIIKKAELVIPDSTGMELALRRLGFNIKKLAGIEFSEALIERCSQNNYKVAFLGATQEVIESLQKELKLKYPEINIVYARSGYFSENDMPEITDKLKELNPHLLLVALGAPKQEYIIDRYRKILPHTTMIGVGGSFDVWAKKVKRAPVIFRIFGLEWLYRLIKQPSRFSRMFPALPLFIIRTVILKEKSRKEY